atgaccggcaagccttggagctgagggcgtgcctccgGCGCGCCgaagaagccgagatcttcactcggatgctccaggtgcagctcgtcgaagcgcatgccagtgctgcagctgctgagagccggggGACTGCAAtgtcagaagctctgaaggaggccgaagatcggcatgttcatcaaCTAGGTGAGGCCTATttgttcactagggccaagcggagggcGCTGGTTGATGAAATgcgggatgccccgatcttggagggggtccctatccACCCAACTGAAACAAGGAGAACCGGTGATGTAGAACCGCCAGCGCCTCCACCTtcagaagtgttagaagcagaaccctttgttcctctcactcagccattagcGTGAGAAGTTGCAGATCCATATCCAGGACAGTAAAAGAATCCACCGAGCACAGGAATCAAACTGCGTGGTTTCAAGGtggattagttgccttgggatgctccTCTTGTCATTGTTGTCATCCGTAGTTATTGGATGCGTGTTATAGATTTACCTAAGAAGAGTGAATCCTAATTCACTTTTTGTAAACCCTCCCGTTAGGGGAAGTATTTGTGTTTTAGTTTTCCTATTTTCGCCTATAATGTAATGATATCCAATGTTGTACTTCAAATCTAAGTGCATTAGTTGCTTGaacccaactccatcaaatacttctttccactagaataggcaccatgtaatgacaaccaacctgACGAGCCTTAAGTACTAAtacgatgagaaaacatattagcaaTATAAGGTTTCCTATACCAAGCaaatcacccgcagcgaagcgcgggcagcaaTGGCCAGTATAGATATAAAATAGTTTGAcacgattatatatatatatatatatatatatatatatgtgtgtgtgtgtgtgtgttagatTTGCATTTCTTTCCTAACAAATAGTTTGGTAGCTATTTTTTATCCAAAACGTACATAAAACTAGCTCGTCCAACTGTACGTATAGTAGGCTCGTACACGAATGGTAGTACTACTTGCATTCCTACGAAGTTACTACTGAGAGCACTGGCTTGGACTCACCGCCTATTATGCATGCATCTAGGCGTTGATGAACGGGGCGCCGGGGAGGTACTCAGTGAAGGCGAGCATCTCCATTCTAAAAAAGGTTGAAATTATATTTCTATCTTTATTCATACTATTTATAGTttgataaatttataaaaaagtaTATAATAAATATTTATAAAACAATAGAGgtgtactataaaaatatatttgataACGAATCTGATCACACTTATTTAGTATCATAATatcaatattttttatatatttggttaaatatAAAATAGTTTCGTAGCTATTTTTTTTATCCAAAACGTACATAAAACTAGCTCGTGCAACTGTACGTAGGCTCGTACACGGAAGGTAGCACTAGTAGCGTACACGGTTACAAAATATTGTTCCTACGAAGTTACTACTGCATACATGCACTGGCTTGGACTCAGCGCCTATAATATGCATCTAGGCGTTGATGAACGGGGCGCCGGTGAGGTACTCAGTGAAGGCGAGCGCGACGAGGCCGAGCATGGCGAAGCGGCCGTTCCAGAGCTCGGCGTCGGCGCTCGTGACGGCGCCGCTCCTGGCCTCGGCGCTGTCCCCCCTGAGCAGCGGCACCAGCGACGCCACGGACAGCACGGCGGCCGTGGCCGCGAACCAGGCCAGCCCGGAGCCGCTGCCGGCCTGCGAGAGGAGGCCCCCGCCGCGGTACGCCTCGACTGCGAGCGCGGACACGAAGCCCACCATGGCGAGCCGACCGTTGATGCGCTCGGGAGCCGGCCCGCTGAACGCCAGCGCGTCCCGTAGGTTGTGGGTGATTGAGGCGCATGCAGGCGAGAGTAGAGGGCTAGTACTGGTACATGCGCGCGAACTGGGTGGATGGCCAGGCCAAGGGCGAGGTGGCCGGCTCCCGTCGCCGAAAAGTGGCAGAAGATTCCAAAACCATGCAGGGAGAGCCGGAGACGTGTAGGTCACGACGAGGGTCAAGTGACGACATGCAAATATGCAATGCAGGGAAGATGTGTACATGGCCAAGCAGAAGAGAGGCGCTGTGTCAGGGATAATATACTGTAAGCTTAGGCATCGTATGGGCATTGGGCCATATAGCTGGTAGTTACCTAAGACCATGAGAACCGGTACCAAAGCGAGGTTGCCTATGTAATCGGTCGCTTCATATCCGACCTCGATCTCGGCTTCAACTCGACCTGTGGATATCCGAAACCCGCGTGGGCATGAGTTTGGACAAAATTCTGTACCCATCACGGGCATGGGTGTTTTAAAGGGTTCATCTAATTTTCATGGGCATGGATTTAGGACGATAAAATCTAGCGGATTTGTGCCTGTTGCCATCTCTATTGGGTTGTCATTGTGTGTTTTGGCGTAGTGTCTAGTAGGCCAAAATTCAGTATATGACGTTTATAGGAGCTGCCAAGTCAGCGCCACGTCAACATTTATGACGTTTTTATCCTACGACGTGGTATCTATGTACGTGGAAGGGCCTGAATATCTATATGAAACAAATGAATGTCATAGATCTTTGTGAAATAAACAATAACATCATATTTTTTATAGTACCGGGTTTAAGTTATAATACCGGGTTTTATAGTTGAGGAGGTTAAATACTCAACCTTTGATACATTAGGAGGTTATGTAGATTTTTTAATATGCCACGACAATAAGACCACCTTCAAAATTTTCTTAGAGGGTTAATTAGACGGTTTTCAATAATTTATAAGGGGTAAAATACCTGGTTTTATAGGTGAGGTACAGTAAACAACATCTTTTAGTTGGGGGACGTTAGGTAGACCTTTTCCCATGCAGTTtcaaacaagaacaccaaaaaaaCCCCTAACCCACCAAATTGGACTGGTATATGTTGGGTTCACCGTTTACGGGTTACCCACTTTGTACTAAAACCTTGAGCGGGTCTATTGGCGGGCCTGGGGACGTGTGCCTGGGGATGCCGGTGGGCTTGGGTAGCAGGTGGTACTTGGGCGCTGGCTTCGGCAAGAACGAATGTGGGAGTATAGAGGATGGGAAGAGAATGGACAGAGATGGGAATATGGGATTAGGAGAGGGAAAGAGGAAACGGATGGGAATAGAACAAAGAGAGAGAGACGGGACGAGGAGAAGGAAAGACAGGAGGGGGATAGTGCAAATACTGACTATGTTGGCACCTGGCATCTTTTAGTTGTCGGCAGCTTGTGATGGGAGAATAAATACTAAAGCTGGCCTAAGGAGTCCTGtcgttttggctactgtagcacttttgtttgtatttgacaattagtgtctaattatggactaattaggttcgaaagtttcgtctcgtgatttctcacccaactgtgcaattagtttttttttgtctacatttagtactccatgcatgtgccacaagattcgatgtaatgtgtactgcgcaaaaaatttttgagaactaaacagaCCCTAAATGCATTGCTATGCATCACCTACCTTGTAAGTAACGGAAGAATATATGCGGAGGACCACCTCCATGTGACCGTGTCCCCATGGTGCTGCAAAGCATATAGGAggagtacgcgagagagtttcAGCTAGCATGCAAGACGATTCGACGCTGCCAACTGCCAAGGCTATTTATCGGGCCGGCGGCTGGCGATGAGAGCGGCTCGAGGCCTCCAGCCCTCCAGAGTCCAGACCTCCGCCAGTCCGGCGAACGGCAACCCGGCCGTATCGTGGCCGTGCACGACCACAGCCGCGCAGTGCAGTGGAGGCAGCATCGATGTAAGTTCAAACTCTGCTGTTGGTAGTACGTACTAGTTACGTTGTACAATACTGACTGCAAACTGATTTGACAAACGAATCGCAGCAGCAACTTCTCTCGGCATTTCTCATGCATTTCTGCATCTCGTCTTGCGCATCACTGTTCAAACCATGGATGGATCCGCGGTTGTCCACAGCCGGATCGGAGCTTAGTCTGCTAAATAAGATATAGTGCAGGTAACACAACGAACTACTATATATAATAAGATATTTTGAACATTAGCCACCTATATAGTTTattaggggcatgcatgatccatAGACGCAGTTCCTAGCTATTAACttcattctaaattgtaagtcgttctagCTTTTCGAGTAACAGAAAGGAAGTACTAACCTCCATTTCATAATACTGTACTTTTTAACCTTCTATACCCATTCTAAATTAGTGGTCATTCTCACTTCCTAGTAGTACATGTTTCTCACTTCCCAACACACCTCTGTCTCCATCTCTCTCCTTCGTGTTTCCTATGCACTACATTTTTCACTTCTCCTTAATTTTTGTGACCAGAGCTAAAATGTCATCTATTCTAGGATCGAAGGGGAGTAATTTTTAGACCTTGGAGGATACAAACACGAATGCTAAAAGACTAAAAGgtgggctaatttttagccacCTCCCCAAGTAGTTATTAGTCCATTAGCTCTCCAAACTCAGCTAATTGAGGCTAAAAGTGCTACTGATTTCCAACAAGTCATTTCTATCcccctcttctctctcctctccctctctctgccCGCCTTTCTCGAGCTCGCCATGCATGGCAGGACTTGTCCTCGGCTACCACCACGATTGTCATCGCCCCTCCATGCCACCTCCCACCCGCTATCGCCGCCTGCACCCCCTCCATCTCGTTCTCTTGTGCATCCATGTACATCGATGGGTTTCGCCCGCCTCGGGCTCGATTCTACCGCACCGCCATCGATCTATTGCATTAGCTTCAACCGCTGGCCTAGCGTCAACCCACCATGCATGCCGGCCTCGACTGCCCTCACTCTGGCCTCACTCGGCCGTAACCGCTACCATCCTGTCCTCGACCGCCACCCACGCTGCTCCAAGTCGTCGATGGGTGAGAGGACCGGAGGAGTGGGGTAGGGACGCTAGTTGCCATCTGCGTGAGGAGAGAGCCGCATAGAGGAGGGGGTGGGTGAGAAGAGAGAGAAATGTTAGTGGTGTCGGATGAGAGAGAAATGATAAAATAGAAGGATACTTTTGTCCATAGCCAAGAATATGTTAGTTAAGATACAAACATCATTGGGCTAATTTTTAGCTGGCTATTTTTTTTATTAGGAGAGCAAACAATTAGCCCTGATATATCAGGTTGGGATCTTAGACAAACATGGTTTGGAGAGTTATATATAGTACCCTCGGGTTGATTGTTAATAGATGACGCTGACATTCTTGTGAAGGTCCGCTAGTGCGGTGTGCATTTCATAAAGTACAAGAAAACATGTCGCTGAGCAAAAAAAATGAGACGGACGTACTTCCTTAATATGTACACTTTTActctgtatatatatatcaagtgcATGCGCATTAACTCAATGATTTACTTCCAAAAGTCTCATGCTGCAGCAGCAGTGTAGTACGTTGTACGTGATAGTCGTCGAGCAAATAAAACAAGAGCGTGAATATAGAGAGTTGTGGCGGCGACAAACGTTTTAGGTTTTTCAGTAGAATCATTGCCAAACTTCACGTACAAGAGAGAAACATTCTAGGGAAAAATTAGTTAGAACCGATTCTCGTTTTTGTGCTAGTTCAGAGAGAAACATCCAAAACCTAATTTCTCTTGATACTCGTTCTAGTTTAAAGAATCCAGCAAGCTAGTCGATCTGATTCAATATGTAGTGATTCTGATTATCGAAGAAACATTTATAAAGGAAACCTAAATCTAAAATGTTTCTACAAGAATCTAGAAACTATCAAAGGCGCCCTAGACATGGAAGCGATGTGAAGAACCGTAAAAGTACTACTTCATTAATAAATTTATATGTTGTATAAGATAAAATAAATTGTAGCTAGAAAACATCTCCTAAATGCTAATTCAGATGAAAAGAAGACTAATCTCGTGTGTACGAGTAAAGAACAAAAgtatgttttttctctttcttagaagaaaaaagggtttcttttcttttttaagtGACACTAATTAAATTGAGGACCTCTTTTTCTAATAACCTACATGAAAACACAAAAGTAACTTGGTAAATAAAACATATGGGAACGCGTGCATGATGACACAGTCGCCAGATTACAACGTTTAAACAACTATCTGTGGAACTAATCTATCCGTAATATTGCTTTTTTCCAATATATAATAAGCCGCATATGTTCACATGCATACACGCATACTCATTTTTATTGGAGTTATCACAGGCGTCTCGCTATTGACAGGAGCCTACTACTAAAAATATAGAGGTATAATTAAGCTGGCCCATCATTTTGCATGTTTAGAAATTTAAGTACACTCATTTACCTGTGGATGAACAAGTTATTTTCCGGTATGTGCCACCACCACACCCAGCCTAGCTAAAAGCAACTTCAACAAGGAGCCCCCAAATCAAGGTTACTACTTTGATTTGAAGGCTTTGTTTACTTTTGAGGATCTTTTTTTTGTATCTACTCTATAGGAGCTTTCAAATCCATTCTAGTAGACACTGGTATATGGGACTCACTCGTCATTCATCATATCCACATCATTCAAATCGACTGAGCTATGGGGGTGTGAGGACGTGAGGAGACCATCGTTGTTCCAATCGCTATGGGGGCATGAGGGCAACGAGCATTGTCGTCGTTCCAACAATCGGCTAAGCTATGAGGGTGCGAGGTCGAGGAGCACATGAAATGCCACATCAGGGTCGAGTGAACGCGCCAGGGCTTTGCTGGGAGGGGAGCCACGCTGGGCCTACGGCTTCGCTGGGAGCCGCACCGTGAAGGAGATAGGGACCCATCGAGGGAAGAGTCAAGATGAACAAAAAGGTGCACGACAGTGAGTTGTGCGGGGAATAAAATTCCTAGGAAGAAGTAAGGAGCTCCCTACACACCTCTAGGAGACGGAGCTAAGAGAGGAGATTTGAGGGCCTCCATAAAATAGGGACCCGTGTTAGGGTCTGTTGGATTAAGTTGTTTTACTCTACCACTAAAAAGCATAATAGAATTCGTTTAGGGTACATGTTGGGGATGCTCTAACAacatctccaagagtctttctaaatGCCACTCTCTGAATTATCATTTGGAGTGCTATTTACATAAAtcgttttctatttttttcacaCTTCAACATTTTTATTCTATCTTGTGtgcactctagagagtcattctcgttTTCTATCTTTTGCTAGAAGAAATCCAGAATAGAAGATGACTATGTTtggataaaaaaaattaaagaagCTGTTGGAGGATATTTTTTCACTAAAGTCTCTATTCCTAGCAATTAGAAAGTATACAGAGACCTGACAGTGTTTTTCTTTTACCAGGGCGCAGTTGGCAATGAGCTAAAACTGACTGTTAGCGAAGTCGGTTCATGTCCCAGTAATGTCGCAATGATAATCAGTAAACGCATAAGTGGAGACCAGAAGACAAAACAACTGCTAAGGTAAGCTAGTATATATAGCAAATACCACATTAATTTTACATCTTCATCAAGGCATCAAGCACCAGTAACAATAACTTTCTCCCTGACTTTCATGAAGTGGTTTAAGTCGTCTTTAACCTAGAGATAGAAAAAATAATATTATAATTAtcccatactccctccgtcctgaaatatagtgcattctggcatttgaaatttATCCTGAAATATAGTGCATTCAGGGAACAAAAAGATAATGTTTACTTAAATAAAAATACGTGATTATTTTGTATAAGGAAAATAATTTATATACTTGCCATATTTCATATAAGGTGACTAAGAGTTCACCCTTTAATCATGCAGAATAGAATCAGATTTCAACAGGAGGTTAAGCGAGGGGTATATACGTGTATTGCACTCTCTCTTATTTTGTTTAAGAATGACCAGAATGCACTATATTTTAGGATGGAGAGAGTATATATATGTGAAAGCAAAGGACTAGTCTATAAATACATGCTCTTGAATCGGAATGGATCTTAAAAGAAAGTATCAGAAGTTAGTAGAAACCCATATATAACCAAAATTGTTTATGTTTActttttttcattttctaataCAATGCAGATATTCTATAATACTTCTATATAGGTGTTATAGACCTCGTCTACCAATTACTTGCTCTTTATATGTCTTTCCATCCATATTGAACGTTTAATTTTCCATGTGTGTCCACAATATATATACAGTTGGAAATTCAAGTGCTTATCAGGGCGGATGTTAATCTATATAGAGTTTAGCTGTTTAGGGGTACAGGCGCACCACACCAAAATGCAAAAGCGGTGATTATGACCAAATGTTCACCATGTATACATCTCTATAGCACAAATTCATGCACTCCACAAGGCATGCACACTTGTCCAATTTGCCTTATCTTCACCCTAGTGCCTATTGTACCTTGTATTCAAAACTATCATTTTAGGACACCAGAGTAAACTAACTGGTGACATAAAAATATAGCGAtgcgatcaacacacagcaagccggaagatctaagtggaacgagaccagagatctgcttggctttaaCACAGAACCAGTCGATTCTGAAAACCTAACgatgtgccaatcaatttgacatgcaattgacaaggagagaaaatcttatcagtaatttaaggtgaaacatgtcggtgttgcaccaaacagttccaaatgtacggctagatagccgattcaatgaggctatcgactaaatagtcgatatccagcgtatTCATGAAACGCAGATCTTTAAATTAAGGATTAtcagctaatattaaatgataatgatacgaatcaaaataaccgatgctcatggaacatcagaaaacatcatcggctaaatagaacatgattgatataaagcgtcgagccaATAAGTttaatgaaaagagtataacatgcgaacaaatcgactatctaatataaaTAATTCTACAAATAAttttgagtctaatctattattatcaatagtgaggttcgattgtattgatgcagctatgataataataataaactaaagccaaagaatctataaaaccatctatacgttgatagattcatgaaaacatgctatatgcgtgagagtataggtaaatcggctaaaatagccgatacaggcatagcaaacaaacatagtacatatctcgatcatgaataaaaccactaatcaataatttctaatctaaagtcttactagcgaggttcgatcggatcgatgcagctatggtaatgTCATTAGATCAGATCTCATtgactagtgagtttattcaagattaaaacatatctttggatgcatactatgtttgattggaatagagataaaatagtCGATCTAGCATAATTAAGTGATCAATAATGAGATTTAAAGTGTGACCAGATCAAagaacgaccaattaagatgatatgataccgatctatctctatctcaattaggtgatttgttataattaataaaatattaattataacaagatcgataaccggtgaatcaaccaaaaacggcaaggaaaatcttactaattttaacagattcgataactggtgatattgtattaaacaacaagttatttaacacaagatcgataactttgatctatattatgattcgtaagagatcaatcagctgatgcagccttacaaactatgatacagatcgataactaacttatattatggttcATAAAAGATCAATAAGCAGATGCAGCTttataagcacaatacaagtcgtgacagTACTCAtaagcaagctagaggtcgatcggtcgatgcagccctatttactgaagaactcgccgaaaagctacattactcctactccgaagggttggcgtgaagccgaaaaaATAAAGACTAATTTTAATTGATGTGTAGAtctcttttacaatagccagggatacatatttatatccTAAACTATGGGCCCCTTGTAACCTCCTACGTGACTTGCCTAAGAAAAACATAGGAAGTACAAAAAAAAAATGCGTGGACTCTAATTACCTTATTTAAAGTCCTCGCTAATGAAGCCTTCTTGACCGACGTCTTTTCTTGTCATATCCTTGCATCTACTGTGTACGCGTATTTGTACAATATGCCTGCCGATCTCCACTGGAACAATGCATGCATCACGTGGTAATCTTGGGCTTGCCGTGCAATCTTGCCAAACAACAGAGTCCATGTCTGATACCTCTCCGTGCTCCTTTGCTCTGCTCTCTCCGCGATATATGCCTAGGCGTCATGCTCTTCCTaaataaataatatttctttTCCTTCCCGTATGCATTCATCTGGG
Above is a genomic segment from Miscanthus floridulus cultivar M001 chromosome 3, ASM1932011v1, whole genome shotgun sequence containing:
- the LOC136543389 gene encoding low molecular mass early light-inducible protein HV60, chloroplastic-like, coding for MYTSSLHCIFACRHLTLVVTYTSPALPAWFWNLLPLFGDGSRPPRPWPGHPPSSRACTSTSPLLSPACASITHNLRDALAFSGPAPERINGRLAMVGFVSALAVEAYRGGGLLSQAGSGSGLAWFAATAAVLSVASLVPLLRGDSAEARSGAVTSADAELWNGRFAMLGLVALAFTEYLTGAPFINA